The following are encoded in a window of Campylobacter concisus genomic DNA:
- a CDS encoding ABC transporter ATP-binding protein, with protein MTNFGLKDVLKRFGPYFKDYIPHFILAFIGMGLASGGTAVSAYLVEPVLNKIFVEKNETLLYLLPCAIIAIYLLKNIGTFMQAYFTAYIGQDTIRRFREKMVENLLNLDMKFFNDFRTGELISRTTNDIERIRSIVSSIIPELIRELVTIIGLLCVVIYQSPKLAFFALVVMPLAIYPISRLAKKMKKISKKSQEKTSDITSALSEIFTNIEIIKANNAQKYEHSRFIDENNKFFKLNLKTVKIEQLVSPLMETIGSIGVAAVIIIGGKDVIDGNINMGAFFSFLTALFMLYTPLKRIVNIYNKMQDAIAASERTFFLMDKVSQIKDGEKVLSEEINLIKFNDVRLSYGDKEVLKGINLEARKSEFIALVGSSGGGKTSLMNLLMRFYDVNSGEILINETNLKDIKIHSLRQNIGLVTQRVYIFNDTIAKNVAYGREFDEDAIVNALKMANAYEFVSKLDDGIYTILNEFGTNLSGGQRQRIAIARALYQNPQILIFDEATSALDNESEKEITKAINNLRSKKIIFVIAHRLSTVESADKIAVLSNGRIVDTGSDEELSKRNEIYAKLKGKALV; from the coding sequence ATGACTAACTTTGGCTTAAAAGATGTACTAAAGCGCTTTGGTCCATATTTTAAAGACTACATTCCACACTTCATCCTAGCCTTCATAGGTATGGGGCTTGCAAGTGGTGGAACAGCGGTCAGTGCGTATCTGGTGGAGCCAGTATTAAATAAAATTTTCGTTGAAAAAAACGAAACATTGCTTTATTTGTTGCCATGTGCGATCATTGCTATTTATCTGTTAAAAAATATAGGCACATTTATGCAGGCTTATTTTACGGCATATATCGGACAAGATACGATTAGAAGATTTCGTGAAAAGATGGTCGAAAATTTACTAAATTTGGACATGAAATTTTTTAATGATTTTAGAACAGGCGAGCTAATAAGCAGAACCACGAACGACATAGAGCGCATAAGATCTATTGTTTCAAGCATCATACCAGAGCTTATTAGGGAGCTTGTAACTATCATAGGTCTGCTTTGTGTAGTCATATATCAAAGCCCTAAATTAGCTTTTTTTGCACTTGTTGTTATGCCATTAGCGATTTATCCGATCTCACGCCTTGCTAAAAAGATGAAAAAAATCTCAAAAAAATCACAAGAAAAGACATCTGATATCACCTCAGCCTTGAGCGAAATTTTTACAAATATCGAGATAATTAAAGCAAATAACGCTCAAAAATACGAGCACTCACGTTTTATTGATGAAAATAATAAATTTTTTAAACTAAATCTTAAAACTGTAAAAATTGAGCAACTAGTAAGCCCGCTAATGGAAACAATTGGCTCAATAGGCGTAGCTGCTGTCATCATAATAGGCGGCAAAGACGTCATCGACGGAAATATAAACATGGGTGCTTTTTTTTCATTTTTAACTGCACTTTTCATGCTCTACACCCCTCTAAAACGTATCGTAAATATATACAATAAAATGCAAGATGCGATCGCTGCGAGCGAGAGAACCTTTTTCTTGATGGATAAAGTAAGCCAGATAAAAGATGGCGAAAAAGTATTAAGTGAAGAGATAAATTTAATTAAATTTAATGATGTCCGCCTAAGCTACGGCGACAAAGAGGTCTTAAAAGGGATAAATTTGGAGGCTCGCAAGTCAGAATTTATAGCCCTGGTTGGCTCAAGCGGTGGCGGAAAAACATCGCTCATGAATCTGCTCATGAGATTTTACGACGTAAATAGCGGAGAAATTTTAATAAATGAGACAAATTTAAAAGATATCAAAATCCACTCACTTCGCCAAAATATCGGACTTGTAACCCAGCGTGTCTATATCTTTAACGATACAATCGCTAAAAACGTAGCTTACGGCAGAGAATTTGACGAAGATGCCATTGTAAACGCTTTAAAAATGGCAAATGCTTACGAGTTTGTGAGTAAGCTTGATGATGGTATTTACACCATTTTAAACGAATTTGGCACAAACCTTTCAGGTGGCCAAAGACAACGCATCGCAATAGCAAGGGCACTTTACCAAAACCCACAAATTCTCATCTTTGACGAGGCTACCTCAGCACTTGATAATGAGAGTGAAAAAGAGATCACAAAGGCTATAAACAACCTCAGAAGCAAAAAGATCATCTTTGTCATTGCTCACCGTCTAAGTACGGTTGAAAGTGCTGATAAGATCGCGGTTTTAAGCAACGGAAGGATAGTTGACACTGGAAGCGATGAAGAACTTAGCAAGAGAAATGAAATTTATGCAAAACTTAAAGGCAAAGCCTTAGTTTAA
- a CDS encoding quinone-dependent dihydroorotate dehydrogenase codes for MSLNYDTLKSIFFKFDPETAHKIAEVAMVGANKIFPGSLSFLAHKCVVDDNALKQNLFSSTYHNPVGIAGGFDKNATMFEALTALGFGYLEFGTFTPKPQPGNAKPRLFRLIDEESIQNAMGFNNEGCEAIKNRVKKIYPFTIPIWANIGKNKVTPNEDAIKDYEILVREFSEICDTFVINVSSPNTPNLRALQDENFIKELFSVILPLTKKPIIFKIAPDMSHEDAIKLCSCAVENGASGVLVSNTSVDYSLSHSSNLKDFGGLSGKVIAKKSKEIFKAVADELYGKTTLIACGGIDSGAEAYERIKMGANLVQIFTSFIFKGPMIARDINLEILELLKRDGFASISEAVGIDVKK; via the coding sequence ATGAGCTTAAACTACGATACTTTAAAATCTATTTTTTTTAAATTTGATCCTGAAACAGCCCACAAGATCGCTGAAGTCGCGATGGTTGGGGCAAATAAAATCTTCCCTGGCTCGCTAAGCTTTTTAGCGCACAAATGCGTGGTCGATGACAATGCGCTAAAACAAAATTTATTCTCAAGCACCTATCACAATCCAGTTGGCATAGCTGGAGGCTTTGATAAAAATGCTACGATGTTTGAGGCACTCACGGCTCTTGGATTTGGGTATTTAGAATTTGGCACATTTACACCAAAACCGCAGCCTGGCAACGCAAAGCCTAGGCTTTTTAGGCTCATAGACGAAGAGAGCATTCAAAATGCAATGGGCTTTAACAATGAAGGTTGCGAGGCTATCAAAAATAGAGTAAAAAAGATCTATCCTTTTACCATACCAATCTGGGCGAACATCGGTAAAAACAAGGTTACGCCAAACGAAGATGCGATAAAAGACTATGAAATTTTAGTAAGAGAATTTAGCGAAATTTGCGATACATTTGTCATAAACGTCTCATCGCCAAACACGCCAAATTTAAGAGCACTTCAAGATGAGAACTTTATAAAAGAGCTTTTTAGCGTCATTTTGCCACTAACCAAAAAGCCGATCATCTTTAAAATAGCTCCTGATATGAGCCACGAAGATGCGATCAAGCTTTGTAGCTGCGCAGTAGAAAACGGCGCTAGCGGCGTGCTTGTCTCAAATACAAGCGTTGATTACTCGCTCTCTCACTCGTCAAATTTAAAGGATTTTGGCGGACTAAGCGGTAAGGTAATCGCTAAAAAGTCAAAAGAGATATTTAAAGCCGTGGCAGACGAGCTTTACGGCAAGACGACGCTTATCGCATGTGGCGGCATAGATAGCGGTGCAGAGGCTTATGAGCGCATAAAAATGGGAGCAAATTTGGTCCAAATTTTTACAAGCTTTATCTTTAAAGGGCCAATGATCGCAAGAGATATAAATTTAGAAATTTTAGAACTTTTAAAAAGAGATGGCTTTGCCTCTATTAGCGAAGCGGTCGGCATAGATGTTAAAAAATAA